From Thermodesulfobacteriota bacterium, a single genomic window includes:
- a CDS encoding response regulator transcription factor, giving the protein MNSKETIKIVLASSSRLFIEGIRRILAGEKEIEIVAEVSNPDDIQKYTLELKPEFLFIDNRMLSMDIQKLLSLISKKLPDVYFIVMNNQSEYPPELDLTNITYVTKEMDSSDLIKIIKKGKSLNRAGSGKADKVGDKITRMESKVIELIAQGYSNKEIASRLSISEKTVKAHLTNIFVKLNLENRYQLIVYGAQHKRRAR; this is encoded by the coding sequence ATGAACTCAAAAGAAACAATCAAGATAGTGCTAGCCTCTAGCTCGAGGCTATTCATCGAAGGGATAAGAAGGATTCTGGCAGGGGAAAAAGAAATAGAGATCGTGGCCGAGGTCTCGAATCCAGATGATATCCAGAAATACACCCTTGAATTAAAGCCGGAATTCTTGTTTATCGACAATAGAATGCTTAGCATGGACATCCAAAAGTTACTAAGCCTAATCAGTAAGAAGCTCCCGGATGTTTATTTTATTGTGATGAACAATCAAAGTGAGTACCCTCCTGAGCTAGACTTGACCAATATTACGTACGTAACCAAGGAAATGGACTCTTCCGATCTTATAAAAATAATAAAGAAAGGGAAGAGCTTAAACAGAGCAGGCTCGGGCAAGGCTGATAAGGTGGGCGACAAAATTACTAGGATGGAATCGAAAGTTATCGAGTTGATCGCCCAAGGCTACAGTAATAAGGAGATTGCAAGTAGACTTTCGATAAGCGAGAAAACAGTGAAGGCACACCTTACAAATATATTCGTGAAACTTAACCTGGAAAACAGGTATCAGCTTATAGTATATGGAGCCCAGCATAAACGGAGGGCCAGGTAA